A window from Setaria italica strain Yugu1 chromosome VIII, Setaria_italica_v2.0, whole genome shotgun sequence encodes these proteins:
- the LOC101766609 gene encoding patatin-like protein 1 yields MAIMERTNCVTPCVCRCRIGFLEPVANLLSVMRGPKYDGAFLHGKIKSLTHDVRIADTVTNVVVPAFDVKCLQPVIFSTYEAQHEPLKNAHLSDICISTAAAPTYFPAHFFRTEGPSGKSREFHLVDGGVAANNPTMVAMSMLTKEVLRHNPDFRPAEYGNFLIISVGTGAPKQAEMYTAPKCAKWGLLRWLYDGGFTPLIDIFCHASADMVDIHAKVLFEALGCEKNYLRIQDDSLVGHTSSVDIATKENMEALIRIGRELLKKPVARVNIDTGMYEPVAGEGNNEQALERFARKLSDELKLRMKNFNSY; encoded by the exons ATGGCGATAATGGAAAGGACGAACTGTGTGACACCATGTGTGTGTCGTTGCAGGATCGGATTCCTCGAGCCGGTGGCGAACCTGCTGAGCGTGATGAGGGGCCCCAAGTACGACGGCGCCTTCCTGCACGGCAAGATCAAGAGCCTCACCCACGACGTGAGGATCGCGGACACGGTGACCAACGTCGTCGTGCCGGCGTTCGACGTCAAGTGCCTGCAGCCGGTCATCTTCTCGACGTACGAGGCGCAGCACGAGCCGCTCAAGAACGCGCACCTCTCCGACATCTGCatcagcacggcggcggcgccgacctaCTTCCCGGCGCACTTCTTCAGGACCGAGGGCCCCAGCGGCAAGTCCCGGGAGTTCCacctcgtcgacggcggcgtggcggccaaCAACCCAACCATGGTCGCCATGTCCATGCTCACCAAGGAGGTGCTCCGCCACAACCCGGACTTCCGGCCCGCGGAGTACGgcaacttcctcatcatctccGTCGGCACCGGGGCGCCCAAGCAGGCGGAGATGTACACCGCGCCCAAGTGCGCCAAGTGGGGCCTGCTCCGGTGGCTCTACGACGGCGGCTTCACCCCGCTCATCGACATCTTCTGCCATGCCAGCGCCGACATGGTCGACATCCACGCCAAAGTGCTCTTCGAGGCACTCGGATGCGAGAAGAACTACCTCCGTATCCAG GATGATTCACTAGTAGGACACACATCATCGGTGGACATCGCGACGAAGGAGAACATGGAGGCGTTGATCCGGATCGGAAGGGAGCTTCTCAAGAAGCCGGTGGCGAGGGTGAACATCGACACGGGGATGTACGagcccgtcgccggcgagggcaACAACGAGCAGGCTCTCGAGCGCTTCGCTAGGAAGCTCTCCGACGAGCTCAAGCTTCGCATGAAAAACTTCAACTCCTACtag